The following nucleotide sequence is from Stigmatopora argus isolate UIUO_Sarg chromosome 18, RoL_Sarg_1.0, whole genome shotgun sequence.
ttgAAGCCAATGTACTGATGAGACATTTTCAAAGCAATACAGTATAAGCAACATTTGAAATGTTCAACCCAAATGTGCCGCAAATAGATGTTCAGCGTGGACCTCACACAGCATTGCTACTTGTGGAAGAAAGTGCCAGCCGCCAAAGAAACAGCGCCCTCACCGAGGGACAAACACAGCTGCTGGGTCCACGGAAACAGGTTTGAAATGAAGTCAAAGCGACTAATGTAGACAGAGCGGAGTTTTTATAACATATGGAAAGGAGTGATTGGTTTATTTTTGCGTGTAGGCTAGTTTACTTTGGAGGCTACGGATGCAAGACGCTGCAGGAGGCGCGAAATGTGCCGTCGACAAATTTCATCGTGGAAGAGATGACTTGGGtgaattgtttttctttgtccCAAGACCTCTTCATGcccatatttcacattttcgCTTTGCGTTCGACAGTAAGGATTCTTTAAATAACACTGACATTTTCGGCCAAATTTGCTGTTTTAGATTACCATCGGCGACGTGTTGTTTCGCTGCTGGGGCTGGCACAACGAAGTCATCGTCTATGACACACTCAAGAGCACCTGGAGTGTCCCTGAGACTAAAGTAAGCGTCTTCTCACACATTTAGCCTCTTAATAATTTAGTCAATGGCCTGTGGGTGAtaagaatgcatttttttcatctcaaAGTGTGGTGTGTACTTTTTAATCCTTATCTTCCAAACATAAAATAACATGACATGCCGTCCCACTTTGTTCTCGCCGGACCAGGGTACGCCGCCACTCCCCCGAGGCTGCCATGCCAGCGCCACGGTGGGAAACAAAGGTTACGTCTGTGGCGGCGTGGTGAGTGACCAGATTTAGATGCTCCGGTTGACAGTTTAACCGCAACTGTTCGCGATATGCCACAGGAACGTGCAGAGTTGGACATGTACTGCTTGGACCTGGACACATGGAACTGGACTCAAATGTAATACGTTTACCTACTGCGTGATCTTATCGTTGGTTGTTGAcgccctctttttttttctttttttttcttacagcgAGGCCTTGTCGTCCCAAGTGCCGCCGTGCCGCTCCACGCACACGATGACGCCGACCGGAGACCACACCCTCTTTGTGTTCGGCGGTCTGGCCGTAGACGGCGAAACGCTCAGTAGGTTTTGCTGGCGTGGCCACTTTGTCGAATGTAATCTGACCATGTTTGTCATTGTTGTACACAAAGTTGAAGGGCACGCTGACAAATGACTTTGCTTTTAATCTCTGTTTTGTCATTCCAGATGACGGCTGGCAGTTCGATACGCTGCTGAGGGAGTGGCGTGAGATAGCTCACCCGCACAGGGACAAACCCAGGTAGCCGCATCACATCACATGAGAGCTGGGTAAATAGTCAAATTCATCAACTAGTTAGAATTTTATTGTCAGAGGCGTCTTTGTTAATCATTTGCTGAATCAAAAACAATCGTGTCGACTAAAGGACCGCTTTCTGAGCTACAAGCACTTCGCTTCACATTAACTGTGAAGATACAAGTCGGATTAAGTTAAAGTTTAGCATGAATACAGTTTGACAAACATTCCATGGCCGACCTAAGACACACTTGTTGCCTGTGATCACATGACCTTAAAAAGTTCACATCTAAACATGTCTTGAGGTCttgtcatattttcatattACGAATGGAATgcctttttaaagtttttttttttttttactccaaatgAATGGCAAACAAGTTCTTGGAAATGTGACAGTTCTTTGGGGTCAATTGTCAAGTTTCCTCAAACGAGGAATCCGCCAGGGATCTGCTTGTGCTTGCCTCACACTTGACACATAGTTGTTCTGTAGTCAGACAGCGTTCGCATAGTAGCGTTTAACTCTTGTTTACCTTGTGACGTGAAAGCTGCACTTCCAGCTTGATAGTGCATCTGCCCCGTAGGCCTCACTATCTCCTTTAACTCTTGATCTGATCTTTCTAACATTCCCTCTCCTTGCAGGGTGTGGCACACTGCATGTCTGGGGAATGACAAAGATGTGGTCGTATTCGGAGGCAGCAGCAATTTGCGCATCACTATGGATTCGGTATGTGATGTCATTTTGTTCCCCTTTGTTATGGCATGAAAATGACTACAAAAAATGTTCGCCTTAAAGACTTTACAGTTCCAACAAAGGAATGTAAGCATGTCACTAAGTGGTTTATTGACTGAAAGCTCTAATTAGCTCACAAAAGCTGTGTtttcaacttcatttttttttttcaaccatgaAGTTCATGGTATGTGTAGGTGTATTCCCTGGAACTAGAAAATCTTTTCTAATCAGATGTTTAGAGCAACAAACCCCACCTCAAAGTTTCCTGCTGGGTCATTTGACCCTGCAACTAAATTTAGATAACAGTTCCTGATGTCCAAACACCGTTGCCCTGCCAGAAGTTCCTCTTCCTCCTGTTTTCAGAAGAATTTAGTTCTCTGCATTTAGAAAATCCGACAAACTGCAATTATTTCCTGCGGATGGGAATGAATCCCTGCTTTCAATACTAAGAATTCAAAAAGAATTGCTGCGTCCCATAAAGTTGGTTTACTAGCATACAACATTTTGCCAGAAGATGGCAAAAGGCACTTTAAACATAAACTAAAAACATCCATGCATTTAGCATGTACGCAgtggtacacggtcaattggtcgccggtcttttggtcgcccggaagataagtgataattgccatttaaatcgttgctcaaattccctaaatacaaactgtgaatgactatttagtcatacttcatgccctagtaattattaggctaaagaaaagctccaaatttcccggacttttattcttttttgttggagaacttgttaagaccctgactgacgtagcttcttaaagggacaacgcatgtacatacaaacgcttatacactcacacgtcggttcagtgaaactgctcatggctattgttggcttttattgatgcgtagaccgtgttgttttaccttgttttggtcgtcggtcttttggtcgcctattgtcgcggttggggcggccaaaagaccggcgaccaatcgaccgcacacggtacgCAGTCATGAacatttgtgtttaaaatacaaatttaattaaaaagagaAACTCTAAGGAACTTGGAGACTTCAAAAGTGCTGTACTTTAAATAGGAGTTCCAAAAAGTCCCTTCTAAAGTCCGTATTGAAATGgcttaaacaaaacaaattccaCTTTCTGTATGAGGTCTAATGCCTCCCTGTTACAAAAATTGCACGTGGCCATAACTTCATATTTTTGGCAGATCACAATGTTGATGTGTCCATCGCAGAGTCATAGCGGTGACGTATTGATCATCCAAACTCAACCGTATCCCCTCTACAGGTAATCAATCGTCTGGCATGGGCACtgcttgtgttgttgttgtacaTGTCTCTCTCCACACATGAGCTATTTATACACACACTACCACTAATGAGCTTAACATGTCTTGCGTGGTACCTTTTAACAGTTACTAGACTGCCGCCATCTTAGGTCACATGATTATTAAACTACACAGTCTGGTCCAGATGATTAAAGAATGAAATTGGAGAAggaacccttgtaaggataagcagaaTGGATGATGGATTTTTATGGTCCCAggcatatttgtttatttaacaaCCCAAAGCGATATGAGGGCTCAGTTTATGATTTTACAATATTCTCACTGAAAACATGGCAGGAACGTCTTGGGAGTCACTTGCGGTCTTCTGCCCCGTAGGTTGTGCGAGGACTTCATCGGAAGCAACTCGGAGGTATTTTCACAACACCTCGACAGATTGCCCGCCAAGCTCCGTGCCAAAATCGATAAGAGAATCTCTTTCTTCTCCAAGACGTTTTCGCCCACTTGAAGAGCTGATatccttttttttgtgtgtgatatGAGCCAGTTGTAAATGTTTCACATGTTCATAAACTTGGATCCTAGCTTTATACTTTTAAACATTCAGAACAGACCGTACCACTTAAATGGAGGTCTTGTTTTAATGGAAGTcattcagagatttttttttatacatctgtaaagtatttttgtagtgtttaatatttttggaataaagttattttgttgtattatgtcttttggatttttatttttattaatcacaTCAATATTTTGGAAATATTCAGTACTAAACCAGGTCAATGACTGCTTTATTTTCTCATTGTAGATCCAATGCAATTTAATTTGGAGGATACAGTGGCTGATTCTGATGGTAAGGATGGTTTTATTGCATGTTATGATAATAACGATGCTCATCTTTTGTGCCGTTACACAGGCCGAACGTAGTTGGTGGGCAGCATGCCTCGCTGGCCCGTGCGCTGGTTGCTACCAAAGACCCAGCCTTCGTCGATGAGCTCCACATCCCCGATGAGGTCTCCCTCCTGCAGGGAAACCTCATCGGCCTCTGCTGCAGTGTAGCTGTACAAGGCCTGATAACGTCTCTGAGTTGGTGTGGATGCAAAAGAAAAAGTGGAAAGGGTaaaactttgctttttaattgcATGCTTTTGAGCTCAGTGCCTGcgcaaatttttaaaaaaggacagcTAATTCTTAGTAAATTAGTTTAAAGGAAGTTTAATGTACTCTCTGATTTGATGAAAACTTTTGTAAAGTGTATTTTTGACTGAGGCACTGGCCCTCCAGCATAGAAAAATAAATTCTGGTAAAGATGCGTTTAATGTTCTCACCCCTTCACTAGATGCCGGCAGAGTATTGAGACAGATTTGTTcgtctgattggttgtttctCTCTTGGGTCGATTCTTCTTTAAAGGAAATGGGGCAAGAAAATCAACACAACTTTTTAAGACAATCTTTTTGTCTCTAATAGTGAATTTAAGTGAAGAAATGACGTTACCTTGCCTATTTTCTGGAGGTGGCGCATCACTTCGCACTTTGCTTCGTTCAAATTCTTCATGGTACTTGATCTGCACACATGAGGGCGCCAGATATTAAATCTCAGTGATAAACAAGTCTACCCGAAAGTAAAAGTAACAATTATGCTTCTTCCTGGACCTGGAAAGGTTGCTATTATACCTCAAAACCAGAAATTGAATGTTTCATATTAAATTGTGATCATCAGTAGCTTGGGGAAATTGTGTAATTTCAATGTGAGCCAATCTCTTACATTATGAAAGTTTTAGCTTCTAAAAATGTCTTAATATCAGACAAAGAAAAGAAGTAAGGAATATCTAGATTTTTGAAGAGTATCTTCTCTTGTGcccgctttgttttgtttggaatGTGTGTGAGCGGATGTTCACTGGGTGTCCACAGCTGAGATATTTTGACCATATAGGGCCAGGGCCGCCTCCGTGCACAGAGAAATGACTGAAATGTTTCTCACTTGGACTTTCAGAGGTTTGGTTTAACTTGTGTAAATGTGCTCTTCCCCACTTGAAACTAGCACCCTTTTTAGTCCCCACTGCTCTTTCATATATATTGATATGTGACACCCatatggattattttttttacatttcaacgTACATCTCTATGATGctgcatattttacaaaattattccaGCCTCGTAAAACTGAGCTACTTCAAGTTCTCATCTTTCATTGCAATGTTGTTGCATTTCTTACATCACTTATTTGCTCTTGTGTCTTCTTCAGCCTCTGCATCTCTGGAGTGTCCACCACCACGCTGAAACCTTTGCCCTTATTCTTCTCAAATTGCTCCTTGTAGAGTGCCTGAAATTCCATgcgcagttttttttattttagagaaaatCCCCAATCTCCCCTTTGACAGATTCTACTGTATGCACCAATGAG
It contains:
- the LOC144092429 gene encoding kelch domain-containing protein 1-like, producing MASVQAPTKQLERSGHTAFVDGNNTLYVWGGFQAVDGEEVMLPSDEIWLCDLDNGVWQRRKMGGEPPPRLVGCCGSYVNGSLYVFAGCDGQTYSSQMFSVDLTQHCYLWKKVPAAKETAPSPRDKHSCWVHGNRLVYFGGYGCKTLQEARNVPSTNFIVEEMTWITIGDVLFRCWGWHNEVIVYDTLKSTWSVPETKGTPPLPRGCHASATVGNKGYVCGGVERAELDMYCLDLDTWNWTQIEALSSQVPPCRSTHTMTPTGDHTLFVFGGLAVDGETLNDGWQFDTLLREWREIAHPHRDKPRVWHTACLGNDKDVVVFGGSSNLRITMDSITMLMCPSQSHSGDVLIIQTQPYPLYRLCEDFIGSNSEVFSQHLDRLPAKLRAKIDKRISFFSKTFSPT
- the LOC144092430 gene encoding LIM and SH3 domain protein 1-like isoform X2, encoding MNPPCGRCTKPVYPTEKINCLDKYWHKGCFSCEVCKMALSMNNYKGFDKRPYCSMHYPKSSFTIVTDTPENLRLKQQTMLNSQALYKEQFEKNKGKGFSVVVDTPEMQRLKKTQEQISDIKYHEEFERSKVRSDAPPPENRQESTQERNNQSDEQICLNTLPASSEGRRYQALYSYTAAEADEVSLQEGDLIGDVELIDEGWVFGSNQRTGQRGMLPTNYVRPV
- the LOC144092430 gene encoding LIM and SH3 domain protein 1-like isoform X1, with translation MNPPCGRCTKPVYPTEKINCLDKYWHKGCFSCEVCKMALSMNNYKGFDKRPYCSMHYPKSSFTIVTDTPENLRLKQQTMLNSQALYKEQFEKNKGKGFSVVVDTPEMQRLKKTQEQISDIKYHEEFERSKVRSDAPPPENRQEESTQERNNQSDEQICLNTLPASSEGRRYQALYSYTAAEADEVSLQEGDLIGDVELIDEGWVFGSNQRTGQRGMLPTNYVRPV